In the Candidatus Jidaibacter acanthamoeba genome, one interval contains:
- a CDS encoding U-box domain-containing protein — protein sequence MRTDEIRNNVENSNEVEHPNEYICIITQDLMEEPVIAEDGYSYEKESIVRWMREHRNQSPMTRQAMDPGKLIPNRNLKDAIEVYKARIALQNTSIAEEREESSTVVSRNVYSSPKYSHIKVMRKLQNDLDVEMNAVYMGTVVEQTLVGMAGIYTNQERAIFRRNNESGHTCFKLRFASDQEYLKFITYYNTNFNGLIVDEGEFNEGYTNITINSEKLVEELSPKLGEFKKEAHNKVM from the coding sequence ATGAGAACAGATGAAATAAGAAACAATGTAGAGAATAGCAATGAAGTTGAGCATCCTAATGAATATATATGCATAATTACTCAGGATTTAATGGAAGAACCTGTGATAGCGGAAGACGGGTATAGTTATGAGAAAGAGTCAATAGTTAGATGGATGAGGGAGCACCGTAATCAAAGCCCTATGACAAGACAAGCTATGGATCCCGGTAAGCTAATACCTAACAGAAATTTAAAAGATGCAATAGAAGTATATAAGGCAAGGATAGCACTACAAAATACAAGTATTGCAGAAGAGAGAGAAGAAAGTTCAACCGTTGTAAGTAGGAATGTATATTCATCCCCTAAGTATAGCCATATTAAAGTGATGCGTAAGTTACAAAATGATTTGGATGTGGAGATGAATGCAGTATATATGGGGACTGTTGTTGAACAAACTTTGGTTGGTATGGCGGGTATTTATACTAATCAGGAAAGAGCAATATTTCGTAGGAATAATGAAAGTGGGCATACATGTTTTAAACTAAGGTTTGCATCTGATCAGGAATATTTAAAGTTTATAACATACTATAATACCAATTTTAATGGTTTGATAGTAGATGAAGGAGAATTTAATGAAGGTTATACCAACATTACTATAAATAGTGAAAAGTTAGTTGAGGAATTATCACCGAAGCTTGGAGAATTTAAAAAGGAAGCTCACAATAAAGTAATGCA